In Kwoniella pini CBS 10737 chromosome 2, complete sequence, a single genomic region encodes these proteins:
- a CDS encoding carbamoyl-phosphate synthase, small subunit → MSIAKSLTNIRASTSALKSSLSLPKRTLATPVNTNLYTPVLPAKIPAALHLKSGQSYYGQNFGSENSKFGETVFSTSITSYTDSMTDPSYLGQILVFTSPMIGNYGVPSNASAPGFPGIPFLESEKIQCTGVVVSDVALKYSHYQAVESLHEWCQRYDVPGITGVDTRAITSLLRDQGTTLGRLAVGDEASKPAPSSEEYWDPSVENLVAKASTKEPYTLNQQGKGPKIALLDFGTKANILRSLVKRGAQVTVFPWNYDFNSVRDQFDGLFLSNGPGDPKQIMETAYKVRKTIDEWDKPIFGICMGHQVLGLAAGLEAYRMTFGNRGHNQPVLALASSGSINAGRVYVTSQNHQYALKLTEDFPEGWAPFFINCNDSSVEGIISTPESGKRVWGVQFHPESAGGPLDTIEMFTDFVNECQFGRSGGSNMIAGEVKIGGSDAKAAAEISASI, encoded by the exons atgTCAATTGCTAAATCATTAACCAACATCCGagcttcaacttcagcTTTGAAAAGTTCGCTCTCATTACCTAAACGAACTTTAGCTACACCTGTCAATACAAATTTATATACACCTGTTCTTCCTGCTAAAATACCTGCAGctcttcatttgaaatcAGGTCAAAGTTATTATGGACAAAATTTCGGTagtgaaaattcaaaatttggTGAAACTGTTTTCAGTACCAGTATCACTTCTT aTACCGATTCAATGACTGATCCTTCATACCTTGGTCAAATCCTTGTATTCACTTCACCTATGATTGGTAACTACGGTGTACCTTCAAATGCCTCTGCACCAGGTTTCCCAGGTATCCCTTTCCTCGAATCAGAGAAGATTCAATGTACTGGTGTAGTTGTGTCTGATGTCGCTCTTAAATACTCTCATTATCAAGCTGTTGAATCTTTACATGAATGGTGTCAACGATATGACGTACCAGGTATAACAGGTGTTGATACTAGAGCTATTACATCTTTACTTAGAGATCAAGGTACAACTCTTGGTAGATTAGCAGTAGGAGATGAAGCATCAAAACCTGCACCATCTTCTGAAGAATATTGGGATCCATCAGTTGAAAATCTTGTTGCAAAAGCATCAACTAAAGAACCTTATACATTAAATCAACAAGGTAAAGGACCAAAAATTGCATTATTAGATTTTGGTACAAAAGCAAATATACTTAGAAGTTTAGTTAAAAGAGGTGCACAAGTTACAGTTTTCCCATGGAattatgattttaattctgTTAGAGATCAATTTGATGgattatttttatcaaatggaCCAGGAGATCCAAAACAAATTATGGAAACTGCTTATAAAGTTAGAAAAacaattgatgaatggGATAAACCAATTTTTGGAATTTGTATGGGACATCAAGTTTTAGGTTTAGCAGCTGGATTAGAAGCATATAGAATGACTTTTGGAAATAGAGGTCATAATCAACCTGTACTTGCACTTGCTAGTTCAGGTTCAATTAATGCAGGAAGAGTTTATGTTACT tctcaaaatcatcaatatgcTTTAAAATTGACTGAAGATTTCCCTGAAGGTTGGGCACcatttttcattaattgtAATGATTCTTCTGTTGAAGGTATTATTTCAACACCTGAAAGTGGAAAGAGAGTTTGGGGTGTACAATTCCATCCTGAATCTGCTGGTGGACCATTAGATACTATTGAG ATGTTCACTGATTTCGTAAATGAATGTCAATTTGGACGATCAGGTGGATCTAATATGATTGCTGGAGAAGTTAAAATTGGAGGTTCAGATGCTAAAGCAGCTGCTGAAATTAGTGCTTCTATTTAA